From a region of the Terriglobales bacterium genome:
- a CDS encoding VWA domain-containing protein, with amino-acid sequence MKKRTCSLLAVAVLGGLLLAGTSTRGQEAKPPTEFRSETTLVVVDAIVTDKKGHVVTGLDASAFKILENGVEQKIVNFSAPTLTPGATEAPAGAPRISTAPTKPAFPQFITVVLDLSDNRPMNIKRSCDAVLQHLRKVTTEHPQVAIYYIEHGLHLALPFTADYEQAGKTLDALERRASRGTITGTDRRAIQEQIDELYLMAHPEAMSASGTAQLGPSAGSRSGPSNPFAQAYMREINTLRGFLSLANTFQVRDIMVALRSIALAYRDLPGRKNVIVFSEGFPYASGANPQMDALIATADQANVSFYVIDPSGLDTGVGIERRGITALNSQINEISEQGIGDTMGGESKFDRMKILGDRSLTDQLDLLATSTGGFLVKNTNDLQPAFTRIINETNSFYVMTFRPSDPVADGTFRTLRVQVAGEGLQIRHRKGYWAIPQGRGVMMSPAGAQLLASVNAGTVRSSLSPAMQATVMLAPDGSYYVPISYSVPAQLAVGANEKSPPLNVIVVGRDREGRIVTSYEKEWRLVAEAAERKGNITFQGQLPFSDQIASVDLLLRIPDGRYGAASAKLRMPTTGSPQLSDIVLATEMEQAECPDHAEALCIGNARFHQPATPALSEGGRLIAVVAASGLALDAQTRKPRVGAVFNVKQGGKALGSIPEKNVQAIPGIRPDTVWFVAQLSLKSLPAGNYTLEVVTKDFGGDTSASNATAFDIR; translated from the coding sequence ATGAAGAAGAGAACCTGCTCCTTGTTGGCCGTGGCCGTCCTCGGCGGCTTGCTGTTGGCGGGCACCAGCACGCGCGGCCAGGAAGCGAAGCCGCCTACCGAGTTCCGATCCGAGACCACGCTGGTGGTGGTCGACGCCATCGTCACCGACAAGAAGGGCCACGTGGTGACCGGGTTGGACGCCTCCGCGTTCAAGATCCTGGAAAATGGCGTGGAGCAGAAGATCGTGAACTTTTCCGCGCCCACGCTCACACCGGGAGCGACCGAGGCGCCGGCCGGCGCGCCGCGCATCTCCACCGCCCCGACCAAGCCGGCCTTCCCGCAGTTCATCACGGTGGTGCTCGATCTCTCCGATAACCGGCCGATGAACATCAAGCGGTCCTGCGATGCCGTGTTGCAGCATCTGCGCAAGGTCACGACCGAACATCCGCAGGTCGCGATCTATTACATCGAGCATGGGCTGCATCTCGCGCTGCCTTTCACCGCCGACTATGAACAGGCGGGAAAGACGCTGGATGCGCTCGAGCGCCGCGCCTCGCGCGGGACGATCACGGGAACAGACCGGCGCGCCATCCAGGAGCAGATCGACGAACTGTACCTGATGGCGCATCCGGAAGCCATGTCGGCCTCCGGCACCGCGCAACTCGGGCCCTCAGCCGGCTCGCGCAGTGGTCCTTCCAACCCCTTCGCGCAGGCCTACATGCGCGAGATCAACACGCTGCGCGGCTTCCTCAGCCTGGCGAACACCTTCCAGGTGCGCGACATCATGGTCGCGCTGCGCTCGATCGCGCTTGCCTACCGCGACCTGCCCGGGCGCAAGAACGTGATCGTCTTCTCCGAAGGCTTCCCCTATGCCTCGGGCGCGAACCCGCAGATGGACGCGCTGATCGCCACCGCCGACCAGGCCAACGTCTCGTTCTATGTCATCGACCCCAGCGGCCTCGACACCGGCGTGGGGATCGAGCGGCGCGGCATCACCGCCCTGAATTCGCAGATCAACGAGATCTCCGAACAAGGCATCGGCGACACCATGGGGGGCGAATCGAAGTTCGACCGCATGAAGATCCTGGGCGACAGGTCGCTCACCGACCAGCTCGACTTGCTCGCGACTTCCACCGGCGGCTTCCTCGTGAAGAACACCAACGACCTGCAACCGGCATTCACACGCATCATCAATGAGACGAACAGTTTCTACGTGATGACGTTCCGTCCGAGCGATCCGGTGGCCGATGGCACGTTCCGCACGCTGCGCGTGCAGGTGGCGGGCGAAGGCCTGCAGATCCGCCATCGCAAGGGGTACTGGGCGATCCCGCAAGGCCGCGGCGTCATGATGAGCCCTGCCGGCGCGCAGCTGCTCGCTTCGGTGAATGCCGGCACGGTCAGGAGCTCGCTCTCCCCTGCGATGCAGGCCACGGTAATGCTCGCTCCCGATGGCTCCTATTACGTCCCGATCTCGTATTCGGTGCCCGCACAGCTGGCCGTCGGCGCGAATGAGAAGAGCCCGCCGCTGAACGTGATCGTGGTGGGGCGCGACCGCGAGGGGCGCATCGTCACCAGCTACGAGAAGGAGTGGCGCCTGGTCGCCGAGGCAGCGGAGCGCAAGGGCAACATCACCTTCCAGGGACAGCTGCCGTTCTCCGACCAGATCGCGTCCGTCGACCTGCTGTTGCGCATCCCCGACGGGCGCTACGGCGCGGCCTCGGCCAAGCTGAGGATGCCGACCACCGGCTCGCCGCAGCTTTCCGACATCGTGCTCGCGACCGAGATGGAGCAGGCGGAGTGTCCCGACCACGCCGAGGCGCTCTGCATCGGCAACGCACGGTTTCATCAGCCGGCCACCCCCGCGCTCTCCGAAGGCGGAAGGCTGATCGCGGTGGTCGCCGCGAGCGGGCTTGCGCTGGACGCGCAGACAAGGAAGCCGCGCGTCGGCGCTGTCTTCAACGTGAAACAGGGCGGTAAGGCCCTGGGCTCGATCCCGGAGAAGAACGTGCAAGCCATCCCCGGGATCCGGCCGGATACCGTCTGGTTCGTCGCGCAACTCAGCCTGAAGTCGTTGCCCGCCGGCAACTACACGCTCGAAGTCGTTACGAAGGATTTCGGAGGCGACACCTCCGCTTCGAATGCGACCGCCTTCGACATCCGTTGA